A stretch of the Thermotoga sp. genome encodes the following:
- the flhB gene encoding flagellar biosynthesis protein FlhB, protein MGGYGSEDLKSCLERYSRASWEIVPLLFAEAERTERATPRKRRRVREEGRVPVSRELNMAVTFLIFAIALKTFGSQGILHIAQDVNTFLSFPSFEKAEDLSGVLGYFKDVLLMLGGLMSLTMATGVLVGAIQTRFLFAPKTLKPDLNRINPVEGFKRLFSLRSVVELLKAVMKVGVISIIVYQVLKDRWYEMALLSEMDVEDAFLNLWDVASEVFLKSGIALLALAVFDYIYQRWDYEKSIRMTKQEVKDELKEVEGNPEVKRRQRQMMYDILRRRMMEEVPKADVVITNPTHFAVALKYNPDTMNAPTVVAKGVDHLALKIIEIAKENGVAIVRNPSLARTLYYRVEIGEEIPTEFYKIVAEILVYVYTRKGVRI, encoded by the coding sequence ATGGGCGGATATGGCTCAGAGGATCTCAAATCTTGCCTGGAACGCTATTCAAGAGCTTCTTGGGAAATAGTTCCTCTGCTGTTCGCTGAAGCCGAACGAACAGAGCGCGCCACTCCGAGAAAAAGAAGAAGAGTAAGAGAAGAAGGACGAGTTCCCGTTTCGAGAGAACTCAACATGGCTGTTACTTTCCTCATATTCGCCATCGCTCTGAAAACATTTGGGTCGCAGGGGATCCTGCATATCGCACAGGATGTCAACACCTTCCTTTCTTTCCCTTCTTTCGAGAAAGCAGAAGACCTTTCAGGTGTCCTTGGATATTTCAAAGATGTTCTCCTGATGCTTGGAGGACTCATGTCTCTCACCATGGCCACCGGTGTTCTGGTGGGGGCAATTCAGACGAGGTTTCTCTTTGCTCCCAAGACTCTCAAGCCGGATCTGAACAGGATAAACCCGGTGGAAGGTTTCAAAAGATTGTTTTCTCTGAGGTCCGTTGTTGAACTTTTGAAAGCTGTTATGAAAGTAGGAGTCATCAGTATTATCGTTTATCAGGTGTTGAAAGATCGGTGGTACGAGATGGCTCTTCTCAGCGAGATGGACGTGGAGGATGCTTTTCTAAATCTCTGGGACGTGGCATCTGAAGTCTTTTTGAAGAGCGGTATAGCTCTTCTCGCACTGGCTGTGTTCGACTATATTTACCAGAGGTGGGACTACGAAAAGAGCATTCGAATGACAAAACAGGAAGTGAAGGACGAGCTCAAAGAAGTCGAGGGAAACCCTGAGGTGAAGCGAAGGCAAAGACAGATGATGTATGATATCCTACGAAGGAGGATGATGGAGGAAGTTCCCAAAGCGGACGTCGTGATCACCAACCCAACGCACTTTGCCGTTGCTCTGAAGTACAATCCCGACACAATGAACGCACCGACCGTGGTGGCAAAGGGTGTGGACCATCTGGCCCTGAAGATCATCGAAATCGCAAAAGAAAATGGTGTTGCAATCGTGAGAAATCCTTCCCTCGCTCGAACCTTGTACTACAGAGTAGAAATAGGTGAGGAGATACCGACAGAATTTTACAAGATAGTAGCGGAGATACTCGTTTATGTCTATACGAGAAAAGGGGTGAGAATTTGA